The following coding sequences are from one Klebsiella sp. RIT-PI-d window:
- the trkH gene encoding Trk system potassium transporter TrkH translates to MHFRAITRIVGLLVILFSGTMILPGLVALIYRDGAGRAFTQTFFVALAIGSLLWWPNRRQKGELKSREGFLIVVLFWTVLGSVGALPFVFSERPNLTITDAFFESFSGLTTTGATTLVGLDSLPHGILFYRQMLQWFGGMGIIVLAVAILPILGVGGMQLYRAEMPGPLKDNKMRPRIAETAKTLWLIYVLLTVACALALWFAGMPAFDAIGHSFSTIAIGGFSTHDASIGYFDSPTINTIIAIFLLISGCNYGLHFSLLSGRNLKVYWRDPEFRMFIGVQLTLVVICTLVLWFHDVYNAAITTLNQAFFQVVSMATTAGFTTDSIARWPLFLPVLLLCSAFIGGCAGSTGGGLKVIRILLLFKQGNRELKRLIHPNAVYSIKLGNRALPERILEAVWGFFSAYALVFIVSMLAIIATGVDDFSAFASVVATLNNLGPGLGVVADNFASMNPVAKWILIANMLFGRLEVFTLLVLFTPTFWRD, encoded by the coding sequence ATGCATTTTCGCGCCATTACCCGAATTGTTGGACTATTGGTTATCTTATTCTCGGGGACGATGATCCTGCCCGGACTGGTAGCGCTGATCTATCGCGATGGGGCAGGACGAGCATTTACCCAGACGTTCTTCGTTGCGCTGGCGATTGGCTCTCTGCTGTGGTGGCCTAACCGTCGACAGAAAGGCGAATTAAAGTCGCGGGAAGGGTTTCTGATTGTCGTGCTTTTCTGGACAGTGCTGGGCAGCGTCGGGGCCTTGCCCTTTGTCTTCTCCGAACGCCCCAACCTGACCATCACCGATGCTTTCTTTGAGTCTTTCTCCGGTCTGACGACAACGGGCGCGACCACCCTGGTCGGGCTGGATTCATTACCCCACGGTATTCTCTTTTACCGTCAGATGCTGCAATGGTTCGGCGGGATGGGGATCATCGTCCTGGCAGTGGCTATTCTGCCTATCCTCGGCGTTGGGGGAATGCAGCTTTACCGGGCTGAAATGCCGGGGCCATTGAAAGATAACAAAATGCGTCCGCGCATTGCCGAGACGGCAAAAACGCTGTGGCTGATCTACGTTCTGCTGACCGTCGCCTGCGCGCTGGCACTGTGGTTTGCCGGTATGCCCGCATTTGATGCCATCGGGCACAGCTTCTCGACGATCGCGATTGGCGGCTTCTCAACGCATGACGCGAGTATCGGTTATTTCGATAGTCCCACTATAAATACTATTATTGCTATCTTTCTGCTGATCTCTGGCTGTAACTATGGGCTGCACTTTTCTCTGCTAAGCGGGCGTAACCTTAAAGTCTACTGGCGCGATCCGGAATTCCGCATGTTTATTGGCGTTCAACTGACGCTGGTGGTGATTTGCACGTTAGTACTCTGGTTTCATGATGTCTATAACGCGGCAATAACCACGCTTAACCAGGCTTTTTTCCAGGTGGTGTCCATGGCCACGACAGCCGGATTTACGACTGATAGCATCGCGCGCTGGCCGTTGTTCCTGCCGGTATTGCTGCTTTGTTCTGCTTTTATTGGCGGCTGTGCGGGGTCAACCGGCGGCGGGCTGAAAGTTATTCGTATCCTGCTGCTGTTCAAACAAGGCAACCGGGAACTGAAACGTCTGATCCATCCCAATGCGGTTTATAGTATTAAGCTAGGTAACAGAGCGCTGCCTGAACGGATACTTGAAGCGGTATGGGGATTTTTCTCGGCCTATGCGCTGGTATTCATTGTCAGTATGCTGGCTATCATTGCGACCGGCGTTGATGATTTCTCTGCCTTTGCATCGGTTGTCGCTACACTCAATAACCTTGGACCGGGTCTTGGCGTGGTGGCAGATAACTTTGCCAGCATGAATCCGGTCGCGAAATGGATACTGATTGCCAACATGCTGTTTGGCCGACTTGAAGTCTTTACGCTATTGGTTCTTTTTACCCCGACATTCTGGCGTGATTAA